From the genome of Halobacteriovorax marinus SJ:
CATGCACTTGCTTCAATTAAGAAGCTTTTTGGACAAAATTTCTATTTTAGTGATGCAGAAGAAATTTACAAGAAGTCGAAGGCCAAGAAACTTGGTGAAGTGATGACTAAAGATGTAACGACAGTTACTAGTGATCAATCACTTTCTGATGTAATTTCTGTAATGTCTCACAATCACTTAAAGCGTCTTCCTGTTGTTGACGGAGGTAAGCTTGTGGGAATTATTACAAGAAAAGATCTTCTTAAAGCCTACACAAAGCTAGCCTAACTCTAACTCCCCACGAAAGTGGGGAAATCTCCATTAAAAGTTAAATGTAAAACTTGCTCCAATTGGCATTTTATTCCAATCAAATTTCTCGTCAGGGTCTTGAGAGGCAATATTGAATGGCCCAATGAGAATCTGATCGTACCACGAATGAGTAAAAATATTTTTATTTAGATTGAACTTATTTCTATAATACTGCCAGCAAAAGAGCATGCCCAAAGCACCTCTTACTATATTGGCTTCAGTGTTTGCTCCCTTGTGGGCAAAAGCAAAAATTGCTGAACTGGTTATGGCTCCTCCCCATGGGCCCACTGCTTGAGAAAAAGCTGGGAAGAGAAATCCCCTAAAGAGAGCTTCTTCTCCCATTCCTACAGAAGCGAAGGTGAGAATTGATTTCCATCCATCTGTGGAGAGTCTTCGGTGAATGGTTTCGTGATCATTATGTTTTCTTGCTTCTTCAAAAGCTGTTTTTCTTGAATTGCTTCTATTAATTGCTGCTGCGGAGAGCAGGCCAATAGCAAAGGGGTCAATGATATTTACAGGGTTAAACATTTGAGCATAATCGTGAAAGATATTACTATTCTTATTGCTGGGTTTTCCACCAGCGTCTCTCCAAGCATCATACATATTATAGAAAGCTATATTTAGCCCTATAGTATTAAGCTTGGGATCCTTTGCTGCAAACATAAGTCCTAATGCTGAAACGAAATAAGCGGCTCCTTCCCAGTGATTACCGTTAAGAGATTGTCCCATTCCTGGAATGATACTTGAAACACCTTGGACTACTTGTCCATGACTATTTAGATTGAATAAGAGTGCTAGTGTTATGAGTAGTTTCTTCATAATCTTCCTTAATTTTCTTCTAGAGGAATTTTACAATGATAAAGGTTTAGGAAGAACTGAGAAAAAACTTCATTTTGATTTCTTCTTTCTCTTAGAAAAACCTATGATGAGGAAAATGGTTCCAAGGGTAAGAAATATGAGTGCTATAGGTAGAAGAAAGAATGGCTCTCTAAGCACTCCATGTTCATCAACATACTTATTGCTAAACTGATAAGATATAAGAGATATGATACCCAAGAGATCCAAACTAAGACCTATTTTGATCAAGTCATTCATTCCTTTTTCATTGATTCTATCTCTCTAGTTCAAGATCTCTTAATTTACCATTTTCGTTAACTTCAATCTCTAGCAAGATATCTTTATATTTTACTTTAAGCTCGTAGACGTTTGCTCCAAACTTCTTTTCAAGTTCAGCAGCTTGAATTTTACTTTCCGGAAAATAATTTTGAATTGTTGCATTTACATTTTTTGGGACTTCAGAGACTGGTACGTATTTTCCTGCAAAAGTATTGAAAGATAGAAGAAGTAGGATTAGGGAAGTTTTCATTAATGACTCCAGTTTTTTTGTAGATTATACTTATTTAATATTTATTATACATTATTAAAAAAAATTACATATAGGATGTTTGTATGAGTCTAAGTAAAATTTCGAAAATAGTTCTTGTTCACTTTTTTATGACAAGTGTCTTTGCCGCTGCAGATATCAGTCTAGATTACTCTGTTCCTCAAGAAGATGATAAAGGAAATGAAATAACTGAAACAAATTTTGCCGCTAAATATACCTATGTTTTAGGTAAGTCTGATTCAGAAAAAAGTACGTATACTTTAGGGGGAGACTTACGTTATACAGAGCTTAAGTTTGATGAGCCACTTCTTGGGAAACTTAAATTATTAAAAGTAAAAATCCCTGTAGGTGGTACGCATGTCTTAGGGAAGAATATTCTAAAATGGACCCTGACTCCAGGCCTACATGGCCAGAGTGATGACTTTCTTAGTGAATCTGAATTTAGACCTGAGGGTAATTTTATTTTCATTTGGCCAAGAACGAACCTTCAATGGCTTCTTGGGGCTGGTTTTTCTGATACTTTTGGTGAAACGAAGATTTTTCCAATATTTGGTGTGGTATGGAAGTTAGATGAAAAGTCGACACTAACACTAATGTTCCCTCAAATTAAATATGAATACCTTACGGAAGCTAAGAATAAGTACAACTTTACAGTAGCTCCAGCCGGAGCTCAATGGCAGTGGAAAGCTGGTCAAATTTTAAATAATAGTGAAGATGTAGATGTAGCAATTTCTGGAATAAGGTTTTCTGTAGGTGGAGACTTTATTTTAAATGACAGTAAATATCTTTATACAAATATTGGACTTGTGACAAATCGTAAGTTTGAAATTCACCGTCATTCAAATACTTCAATATCGGGAGAGCAGGAATTAGTTAATAGTTGGTTCTTCCAAGTTGGAGCAAGATTTTAAATAGTAAAGTTTAAATGGCCAGTGGATAAAAGCACTGGCTTCTTATTTTAATTCAGTCTTAAAGAAATTAATAAATGCTCTTAGTGCTGGAGAAATATGAATCTTATGGGGGTAATAAAGATAGAACCCCGTACTTTGGGTCTTATATTCTTCTAGGACAACTTTTAGCTTTCCTCTTTCCAGATCGTTTATAACCGAACCTTTTTCAATGTAAATGATTCCACTGTGGGAAAGAGCTGCTTGTCTAATGTGTTCGGAGTTGTTTAAAATGAGATTGCCATTAACTCTAACAGTGAACTCTTTCTTCTTGTCTTCAAATTCCCATTTGTCATAAACACTTGTACCAGAACCAAATCGAAGAAGAATACAATTATGATCTAGTAGTTCTTTAGGGTGTGAGGGGCTTCCGAATTCTTTAATATACTTTGGAGAAGCTACTGTTATAAAGTCAATTGGGCCAAATAATTTTAATGCGATTAAGTCCTTTGCTATTATATCATCAACTCTTATCCCTGCATCAAAGCCCTGAGAAAAGATATCAACTGCCTGGTCGTCAGAAAAAATCTCTAGTTGGACTTTAGGATACTTTTTTAAAAATTCTCTCACATAATCTTTAAGATAGTGCTGGTAAAATATAACAGGTGCATTAATTCGAAGTAATCCACTTGGTTCATTCCCTAAGGTTCTTACACTACTCTGTGCATCTATAATTTCATCAATAGCAGGTCCAGCTTTATTGAGGAAAGTGATTCCTGCTTCAGTTGGATTTACATTTCTTGTTGTTCTAGTTAATAAAATGACACCCATTCTTCTTTCAAGGTTTGAAATGATTCTACTAATGGCCGGTGTAGAAATATTCAAAATCTCAGCTGCCTTTTTAAAGCTTTTATTTTCAGCAACTAGTTTTAGAGCGACTAATCCATCTAATTGATCTTTGTTCACTGTTAACTCTTAGTTAATGATTCATTGTTGATTGTGCCATTTATTGGAATTGTTTTCCAGCTTAAAATGAGGAGGAAGTTAAAAAACGGAGGTTATATGAAGAGTTTTACTTTGTTACTTATGCTGGGGAGCCTTTTTATGGCCACTAGTTGCTCATCAAATAATTATAGGGAGAAAGGTACTATGGAAGTAGGTAAAGAGTGGGATAAGACATTTAAGAAAAGCGATAAAGTTAATCACCAAAAAGTGATGTTTAAAAATAGGTATGGAATAACTTTAGTAGGGGATTTATATACCCCTAAAAGAGAAAGTACTGAGCGTTTATCGGCTATTGCAATCAGTGGTCCATACGGAGCAGTCAAGGAGCAGTCTTCGGGGTTGTATGCACAAACTATGGCAGAAAAAGGATTTGTGGCTT
Proteins encoded in this window:
- a CDS encoding DUF3955 domain-containing protein — its product is MNDLIKIGLSLDLLGIISLISYQFSNKYVDEHGVLREPFFLLPIALIFLTLGTIFLIIGFSKRKKKSK
- a CDS encoding DUF6268 family outer membrane beta-barrel protein, translating into MSLSKISKIVLVHFFMTSVFAAADISLDYSVPQEDDKGNEITETNFAAKYTYVLGKSDSEKSTYTLGGDLRYTELKFDEPLLGKLKLLKVKIPVGGTHVLGKNILKWTLTPGLHGQSDDFLSESEFRPEGNFIFIWPRTNLQWLLGAGFSDTFGETKIFPIFGVVWKLDEKSTLTLMFPQIKYEYLTEAKNKYNFTVAPAGAQWQWKAGQILNNSEDVDVAISGIRFSVGGDFILNDSKYLYTNIGLVTNRKFEIHRHSNTSISGEQELVNSWFFQVGARF
- a CDS encoding LysR family transcriptional regulator encodes the protein MNKDQLDGLVALKLVAENKSFKKAAEILNISTPAISRIISNLERRMGVILLTRTTRNVNPTEAGITFLNKAGPAIDEIIDAQSSVRTLGNEPSGLLRINAPVIFYQHYLKDYVREFLKKYPKVQLEIFSDDQAVDIFSQGFDAGIRVDDIIAKDLIALKLFGPIDFITVASPKYIKEFGSPSHPKELLDHNCILLRFGSGTSVYDKWEFEDKKKEFTVRVNGNLILNNSEHIRQAALSHSGIIYIEKGSVINDLERGKLKVVLEEYKTQSTGFYLYYPHKIHISPALRAFINFFKTELK
- a CDS encoding CBS domain-containing protein encodes the protein MKVSEFMTKDVISCTEENTVEEAAKIMHDKGFSVMPVVDGAGALVGILTESDFVGTDANIPHALASIKKLFGQNFYFSDAEEIYKKSKAKKLGEVMTKDVTTVTSDQSLSDVISVMSHNHLKRLPVVDGGKLVGIITRKDLLKAYTKLA
- a CDS encoding CPBP family intramembrane glutamic endopeptidase, whose product is MKKLLITLALLFNLNSHGQVVQGVSSIIPGMGQSLNGNHWEGAAYFVSALGLMFAAKDPKLNTIGLNIAFYNMYDAWRDAGGKPSNKNSNIFHDYAQMFNPVNIIDPFAIGLLSAAAINRSNSRKTAFEEARKHNDHETIHRRLSTDGWKSILTFASVGMGEEALFRGFLFPAFSQAVGPWGGAITSSAIFAFAHKGANTEANIVRGALGMLFCWQYYRNKFNLNKNIFTHSWYDQILIGPFNIASQDPDEKFDWNKMPIGASFTFNF